The window TTCATAATTAGGCTcctgaggaaaagaaaactgtgGTGCTCAGAAATGCACACTACCCACACATTATATGGGCCTGCTGTGTTCAAAGACCGCTTTCCTGAAGAGGAACTACAAAAATCATATCCTCAAGATCATTATTCAGCTTCACTGTTTTGAAGAGCTGAATAAATATGGATAACTCAGTGGAAAATAAAACTTCTTTGCTGAggctgacataaaaaaaaaagacaaaaacttgGTTATTACAACAGTGACGCAAATATAAGTCATTTTTTGTCTTCAactttcagtttatttaaatataaccAGTTATCTTTTTGATCAACATTATGGTACAAACTGTTTCACACAGAGCAATCGCTTTATTGCAAGCAGATTTTAAGAAACTAGTATACTGTTCACAGATTGCATGTTTGTCTaacaaatgtttacattttcaaaagatatattttaatattttgtacaggtttttttttttttttttccatctccatTGGGAGAATATCCTGTGTCCTGGTGGGCAGGGTTAACCCAGTGTGTGTTCTTGCACTGGAAGAAGAAACTGGAGTAATCATGAGGAGATTATATAAACAGAAGGACCTTCCGTGGTTCTAAAGCAGCAGTAATTTACACTTTGATCTGCGTCGCTTGCCAGTCATTTGTCACTTTTCTTTGTATGAACAATTACaatagagagaagaggcagtttTTGAAGATTAATTGTGACCTCTTACAAGTATGatgaataaaacactgaaagacAAGCGCTTGTTTGTCAATTCTTTatcaaagaaagtttcactacACCAGTATCCTGTTGCCAGAAACTACAGGATCCACTCAAGAATCCACTGGCAGAGATACCCAGTTTTAAAGAGGCAGTTTTTAATGTTCTAGAAAATCAGATGCAGAAGGCCTTTATATATCTTCTCTTGGCCTCACAGTGTGCtcagttaaatatttaaattgacTTCTGGACCATCGGTTTTAAGAGATGCActctgaaaaaaagaataaaactgcagtagttttcttctctgtttttacTGTGCATTTTATTCCTATGGCTTTGTCCGTCCTATTTCATGCAGCTTCTTTATGACAATACCAACAAATGGACATCCCACTTAGTTTAGTCTATGTTAACCTGTGCTTTTAAAGATGAGAAGAGGTACAGTTTGATCTGACAATACCCTAAAAATTAACCACAGACTTGATATGTTTCCTAGGAGAGCTAGAGCCAACAGTTTAATCGGGTTCggttttcttctcattttggGGAGTTAAGTATTTCCAACTGTGCTGTTCTACTTCACTAGAACTCATTATTAAGGGAATGagcataaacaaacaaaaacctatATAATTTCTGTCTCTTGAGTCCAATAATGCCAAAGCTAGGGCTTCGGTGGACTGCATCACATGCTAGAACATATTGTTCTCTTTGGCAACTCCTTAAATGCAAGACAAATGCTCCTAAAGAAGAATTTAatgaacacaaacatgtaaaaaaaaagaaaaagaaaaaaaaaagattatcaTATTATCATATCTATAGCACACTTACAGAAATAACACTGCATGTCTTCATAGGACCCTTTATATCTACCCAGGAAATACCATCTCATTCTTCAGGTAAGTGAAGTGAGAATTGTGCAGCACAGAGCtataatttaataaaacaaacacccaGCAGgcaatgtaatattttaaaatgaagctGCACACTGAAATGTATTCATTATTGCTGTCACTGCCGAATCATCCCATGAATTTTATCAATTCTTAGAACCAGTTTAACAAtttgctgttatatattttatcATTGACATCTTgtcatatattaaaaaatactgTTTCCTTTTTGAGCTTTTGCAGCTCATATAATGATAACCCCAAGCCAGACGTGAAGCAGCTTAGCAAGAATAAAGATATAAAGCATTGCTCAGGCAGTTGCAGATGGAAGATTGGAGACCTCATAATGCAAAGTAGATGAGAATCCAGAGTGTTGATAGCTGGTTGACGTACACTTCACATCCATTGTgatagtgtaaaaaaaaaaaaaaaaaatctacataaAGTGCTTTACCACTGTTAAAACAGGCAGTAAAATGTGCCATAAATGTATAATATGGCGAAAAAATTGGTGCATCTCTGCTCCTGGTTTACCCTTATTACAGTTTTGCACTTCACACCATAACTACGCTCTCATGCATCTGCACACGCTGGATTCAGCTTTGCCAGTTAAACGCCCTGCTACCACACTACCCCTGCATGTGTACATGGCTGGAACTTAATTCTTGCTGGGAAGGGCTTTGGACTCCCAAATCCCTGCACAGGAATTGACAGCTGCAGTGACTGATAAAAACTTCAATCCATACGTGATAAACAGACAGCACAGTTTTAAAGCCATgataattttaaaaacagagcGCAGAGTTCTGTTGACACAGCAGCCTCACAAGATAATAATGGAAATGTTTTCTCTAATGCAGTTACAGTTGTGTTATTTCCTTGTATTTATCTATTCCTGTTGTTTATAGATCGCTCTGTGGGAATCCTGCATCTGAGGTATATGCTAGAACTCCTCCACTGGATATGGCCAACATACTCCTGCCTTTTGAGTACACAGTGGCAGACTTTTAAAGTTCTCAAGAGTTtagccaattttttttttatttccagggTGCCATATAACTTTTTAATGAAATCTTATATAAGCCTCTGACTGAATGAAACACTTCAATGGAAcaatacatttaaattaaatagttgtttttctttgccacCATGGCATTACGCttatatattattaaaaatacaaaagtgtCGGTTTAGATTTtctatttgatttggcagagtGAAGGGTGGTTATTTAGTTACAATTTTGTTCTGTATACACTCAACAGCCACTGTATAGGTACATCTTAGCTTGGATTGTGGCATCTGTATGTCACTATTGTGTTAATGTGGACCAACAAGACCCGAGGAATGTtaccagcaccttgttgaatctatgtaTGAAGAATGAAgccagttctgaaggcaaaaggagaTCCAACCGCAAACTAGCAAGTTGTAACTAATAAAGTAGCCACTGAAGGTATTATTGTAAATGTTGCTAGATGATGCAcaattaatttgtttgtttacgaattttttatttttatttttttgtaatcaCTTTAGTTTCAACTTGGTAAAGGCGAGATCTCTGTTGTCCCTCTTCCGAGTGCAAACTGCTTGCACAATGTGGTACTTAGCACGATGAAATGTGCCACCATCAGTACTGACAAGCAGCTTAGCCACACATAGCAAGAAAGCCAATGTTTTTTCTAGTTTTCTAGTTATAGGACCCGatgctttaaactttaaatgtttaaatattagtTATTGGACATTCTATACAGGCTTTTCTGTGATTTATGTAATTTCACACTGTATTTGGCATGTTTTCAGATCTGTAATGAGGCAGATTATGTTTTATGATGGACAGTCTCTTCCATAACTGTTTTGAAGCTGAGTCACTCAGTCGGCTGTCTGCTGTTCTTCATCGTGGCCACTACaaggtttgaatttttttccctGCATCATATTTACCTCAGGTTTATGGAAGTTGTtatttatgttgttttgtttgtggtttCACCTTTTATACTATGTATGATTTAACACATCATTGTTTACCCCAGTGTTCTAAAGATAATCCAAGGTTATGCTTTAAAGTATAGCAAAGGCCTCTAAACATTTTTATGCTTCAGTGCCAGTGATAGTCATGGAAAGAAACAATATGCTTTTgggctgtctgtctgtccaacCATTGACTGTAAGAATAACCATACTGATTATGAAAAAAGTTTACACGAGCGTCCAATAACAACGCATCATGAAGTGATGACATTTCATATCCAATGTCTTGAGTCTGACACAGTTATAAACTACAGTATGTCTGGTAAACTCAACTTAACCTGAGGCACACTTCATACTTCCCAGTTCAAGGCCTACATCTCTCTTGGTGAAGGAAACTGTTATTGCATTGCAGCTGTCTGGGGTGAATACTTGAGGGCATGTACATTCTTCTCAAGTACTAAAACCCATTAAATTAGACCTTTAAAGGACAAAAAAGATTTGCCTTCAAAAcactgcctgtttttttttaataaaaattaaacataGTTCCTATTACATTTACAGCAATAATTTATCTATTGCTTCCTCTTGTAATTTCTcagaaactgtgaaaaaacTGTTGAAACTGTTACAGAGGAGGACAAGAATTCGTGTGGTAGAGAGAGTCACCTTAACATGTACAATGTCAATATTAATACTAATTTATGTGTGAAAAGAGAGTCTACCTTGGAATTTCTTAACTCTCTTAATTTACACCATATCTCCACTCATACTTAAGCAGGTATAGGGTGTGCATtttgtttctgcttttataCAAAAGCAAACCGAGGTGCTGTCTCCAGAGGGCCTGTGGTCAGACATTAAAGTCATTGGGATCTTCCAGTTGGTCAAGAGCTATGCTGAGGTGTAGCTCAACCGTGGACCATGATGTCAAAAATATTCAAGAACTGAAACCAGTTGGCAGCTCTTAACAGTGGGTAAATGGTTTCACAAAAGTGACTTCAAATTTAATTCAAACATTCTGAAATCAGAATTCATTACCGagttaatgattttttttttttttttttttatgggggAATTTTTTCATggtacaagcacacacagaaTCTGAATTTTCATGGCAAACTCTCTAACCTTTACTTTCTTGCTTTACAATCATGATGTTCACATACTGCCCCCTGGTGTTGTTTGAGTGCACCAACCTAATCAGGATTCTTGACAACCAACAGAGTCCCCTGACTCATCACAGCAGGAAAAGCACGAGTCAGTAAGCCACAACAATGATCCAGCATGTACAACAGCAGGACCTCCCCCACAGTGAGATGCTGGCATCATTAACATACCATGAGTCAAATTGTTTTAATTCTATACACTGTGCACATTAAATAATGAGTTCATTGACCAAACTGGAGCTTATGTTTGATGTGTGATTGATGATGCCATTTCTGTTTTGCTTATGTACAAAGGTGCCCctgaaaatgaataacaaattaATTATGATTACATTAAAAAGCAGTGAAAGTATCAGAGTATGTGTGCAGCATGTGCAATATTTGCATGTGCGCTTTTTACATTAATGTACCTGtaacaaaaatactgcaaaagatTAGATTATGTCTGGATTCAGACTCATAAATCCTGACAAATGGAGCAGATTTGAGattttaatgaaagaaaaatattttaatgtgaatTGTGATTTTTTGTTGTAAATTCAAGTAAAGATAAAAACTGTTATTTAAATTCAAATGGAAATAAGCGTATGTGTTTCCATTtggatattttaaaaataacacctGTGCAATACCAGCAGTATGTGctatgaagatttttttttttttttttttttaaaaaagcctgATCATGGCAGCTGCTCATTTTTCTGTGCTCAAAACTAaattactaaaactaaactggAGATGAAAACAGAGGTTTGTGGATAAGTGCAACATCTTGTTCCATATGTATTCGGTTTAATGTTGTCCAGAGTATGCACTtaattaataaaagaaaattatttaattCAAGATCATGACACAACCATATGTCTACAGCTGAGATATAATACACATTTAGGCTTGTCCCAAACTTAGGCTGTATTCACAATGAAGTAGGTGtccaatttctttcttttttttcctttttttttaacatatttgacTGGGGTTTATGGGGTAAGTAAAAGTGGTGGTATTTTTTAATTCTGATTAGGGTTACTTTCATATGTATCTAAATCAGATACAGTTTAGATCTTCTTCAATGTGACTCCAGTGTGAACTTCTACATCATTCAAAATAAACCAATCCCTCTAGAAGAGATGTGTGTCTGAACTGAGTGCGTTGGTTCTAGAGTCTCGTGAAGGTACTGACAGATGTAGTTCAAAATCAGTTAAAGGTGAGTCTtagtgcctgtcgctcggtcaggcctcttccggggcaaagggggccctcaTCCCCcatctggggatctcctcagcccttcccaggagggtggcacggatgcccctccggtggtactccttgggctctcgcactctggggcctctagatgtctggagcctggatctcctccatgcctgcttcatgctctgggggacggggctatgggcctccacaccctctagcagaccgttacatggggaaaccttttgtatactgATAtattgatccacacaggtgtgcacacgggtgttcactgttcgtagacataaactacacctttcttagctgctacttcaaagcacattgtgcgctgtctgtcctgcgtgctgcacaacaactttcaatatttagtatttactgctgttcacacttagctagattaacgtgatggtgttgtgtttagtatgttgcttagtttttgtttgggtttttttgcttgtcttctcttctttttctctcaacaggtgatccaggagattttttttttctctttgtctttgtaagtgccctttctcactgtcccttttcccttctgtttttcttttccttcctctctttctttctccctttcctatcccccagtcatgtctgtcccatctgtaacaactgaaaataaaataaatgataacaacaaagtttgatcaaatggaccaatacggcaatgccatgatgatccatttggcaaaataaatccatttggtatccttgttggtcttcagacaacaattctgacggctaaagaaccaaatgggacagacaaaaaaaaaaaaaaaaaaaaaaaaaaaaaggtgagccTTAGCCATTTCAGAAGAATTCTGTTTGTGAATTCTGCCTTTCACATTATACTACTTCTGGTTACTTTACATTCAGCCAAATCTCCACAGAGAAGAGGAAGCTGTTTTATCATGAAACTCCAAACTAAGATGATGTcgatatttttctcttttcttttttaattacaaaTAGCTGGCTTCTACTGCACATCACCTTGAAGCAGTactaaatgaaaatttaaacGCTAACCTCAGTTACCTCCATGTTTACCTCTGCAAAGTGCTTCTAAACGCAAGTGAGCCTTACAACTTTGCAGCCACCTTGAAACACCATTGGcaatgggcagttattttggagatttatttaaattaaccTTAATCTTCAGGATCATTAGCCAAATTGTAATTTTTCAAAACATTCATAAACTAACTGATGTCCCCCAAAAAGATGTTTCCCCCCATGGAAGTTATACTTCTACcacaatgttttcttttactgaAAAATTTGAAGTATCTAAAGTATATCTGTTTATGATATCCTCTCTGACTTACTCATGTTTGCACCAACATCTTTGCTAACTATATTTTGGTAGTCTAAAGTTCTAGAGGTCAGGATAGCTCACAAACATGCCGTCTTCCAGCAATTCCTAAAGCGTCAGCCAATCTTTACGTGGGACTGAAGAAAGGCACATTCACCACTTTTTTAGTTACTTCACCTTACCTGGAGTAACAGTTCTGACCTGATCTtacaagttttatttatttatttatttatttgccataGTGGGCGTTGGTTTTAACAGGAGTGCCGCTCTCCGGTGATTGGTTGTTATGCTGGGCAGCACCCAGCCGTCTAAGGTCGAGCCACGTATTTACGTCAGCGTCGTAAAACATAATGTTATGGTTGGAAATTTGACCGTCCTCTGAGCGGAGTTCCCAGACGCCCTTCAGCCgacagaaagaaacaaagaccGCTCTTTTCGCCCAAGACAGACACAAGCCTAACGTGAAACCATGGCAGGGACGATTGCACGGAAAGCTATTGACCACTTGAAGAGCAAGGAGTTCAGAGAGTACTTGATGAGGTCTGTGTCAGAAGCCGAAGCATTTCTCTGTTAGCACGGAAGCTAAGTTAGCTACAGCTAGTCATGCAGCGTTAGCTAACGTTCACCGGTCGGTGCAGTTTACTATCTAACTAAAGTTTTAGCAAAATTTCATGAACATTTTAAacgctttgtttttctttttatatctcTCTTCATGCATAGTTTTCTACTTCGTTTTAAGTTGGCTTGTTTTCAAGGGCGACCGTGTGTCCTGTGTTTTCTCCACATTATGAGCTTGACTGTAAACTAGAAGGAAGCCCCTACAAAACAGTCAGGAAACCTAGAAACGTGGTCGAACCCTGACGGAGAAACAACGTTAGCTTCTTAAGATGGCAGTGAACTGCTTTAAAAGTCTGAATCTGTGTCAAAAGCTGGCGGAGAAATCTGCGTTTGCTACTTGTTAAGATATTGGTTAATGTGTAAGAGAGTGTTTACGTGCCACATATTAGCCACAGGTCTGAAATTTGGAGTAAAGGCCAAATTTTGGCATCTTGATACAATAGGTCAGCATTGTTTGCGTTTGTCACAAATATACACAGTTGTTATCGCTGTTATCTGAAGAGCTTTGCCTGTTTTAACACTTTAAAACCATTGATGGGCAAGCGTTATGACGTCTGGTGTATACTTGTGCAATATCTGTTCTTTTAAATCAAAACTACTGTGTGTTGGCAGTCTGCACAAACGAGTTTTACTGCTTACTTTTGTTAAGGACTTGCAGCTGCCACCTAATTATGCGGGTGTTAAAATGCTACCTCATTCATTATATCCCTACTAAGAAATGCAAAATTGTATTGACATTTGATACCTACTTGAAGTTGTAATGATGTGTGAAAGACATCATATCCTTGTGACTtatctttatttgttttcttttttatgtggaactgaaaaaaataaaacaaacgcCAAACAGCACAGTAAGTTACCCTCTTTTCTGTTAGTATATCCTTTTCTGTGACAGGCTGTAGTTTTATCTGTACCTTACTATTTAATGATCTTGTATGTCACATACAGTGTTAACTTAAAAAATATGATACTGAGTTTTTAGATCCTTATCTTAGGGTCATGTCTGGCTTAAAGTGCATAAGCTTGACTGATTCACATATAGTTAAGGCAATGAGTCTGTACTACCTTATGCATaagttttttttgcattttctgtccatttattaaactaaaatgtattttgtactTGAAGGAGTTAAAGCCCACTTTAGAAAAAGTggttgaaaatatttttttatgctAGTTTTGATTATTTCTCCTGCTTGTGGCGTTCGAAAAGTCTTGTTTAATAGATTTAggcttattttttcttttccctttttcttcttttatcctTTTGATTTAATGTATTAGTAACTATATCTTCTCTATATTGATATGACTGTTGTCACTTTTGCAGCATTTCTGGGGTCCTGTAGCAAACTGGGGTCTTCCTATCGCTGCCATCACAGATATGAAGAAGAGCCCTGAAATTATCAGTGGCAGAATGACCTTTGGTAAGATGGTCACAGATACATCCAGCATACACGCAATATTCTAATAATTTTCTAGTTAGCATTGATGCATTTTGGGCTGTGAGTGGTTCTTTTATCTCAGGGCTACTAAGAAGGCTTTGAGAGAAGCCGTGATGTCTGCACTGGTCTATTGATTTGTTTTAAGATTTTCTTTGATCTCCATGCTTTCCTGTTAAGATGTTGAATAGTCTTATATAAAAACTTTGAGGATTTCACTACTTCTCAACACTTGTGTACATAAAACACGTTAGAGCTGTAGTAGGTATATAAGAAAATATGGTTCTATTAAATGTATGCTTTCTCTCCTCAGCTCTGTGCTGTTATTCGCTGCTGTTCATGAGGTTTGCCTACAAAGTGCAACCCCGCAACTGGCTACTGTTCGCTTGCCATTTGACCAATGAGTCAGCCCAACTGATCCAGGGTAGCCGTCTCATCAAATACAAGTAAGAAACTTTTCTGTTCTGGGGTTGGTTTCTTTTAAAGTACATTCTAATTTCCAATCACCTGTTCATAGAAGATCATAACTCTGCAAGATATGAGGACTGTGTTTTTGGCAAAATCTGTGCACATGATGTCACATATCAGGGCTCTATTTCAAGAGCCCTGGTTCAAATTCTGACTGAGGGTACAGCCTTTGTTTACTTTGGCTATTTTCCCACTGTGACTTTTAACCCAGatcagtgtttcatcatttaACTGCAGTgctttagattttaaaaaacaaacaaacaaaccaaagaaacCCAACAACATTAGATATGATAATGGAAACATTAATGCCTTACCTTTCTGTTATTTCAGCATGGAGAAGAAGATGGGCTCTTAGTCCCTGATGCAGATGGACTCCAGAGTGGCACTGTGCTGCTTCAACTCTCACCTAAACCTTGAAATCTTGTCTCTGAACTTATCTAATTAGTAAACTGCTGCACTTCCGTTCTTTTTAGTAAATAGCAAACAAACTTGATATTATCATGATTTGTACCTTATGTTTCAGCCACTTTACTAAAAACAGGGATAAAAACTGATGCTTTGCTCTATAAATTAAGGTCAATTGGTGTGAAttatttgtgttcttttttggCAACATTCAACATGATGCACTAAAATATAATTTGGAAGAATAGACACAAGTCTAAGCAGCCTGACAGTAAGATGTCTTGCACCCAGGATCTGCTTTCTTTAACTTTTAAACAAAACGAACCATTATTTGTCTAATTTTGGCAAACTTGAGGTCACGCTGTTCAAATATGTCctcacaatattttttttttgtgtgtgtgtgttaaattcAAAACACACAGGGGTTAAGCTGTTTGTCTTTTGAGTTAGAAATTATTCTGTAAATTGTATATATGAGTATATCTGTGGGAAACTTGTCAAACTAGTCTCCCACAAGTGTCAAAAGACattcaaataa is drawn from Oreochromis aureus strain Israel breed Guangdong linkage group 1, ZZ_aureus, whole genome shotgun sequence and contains these coding sequences:
- the mpc1 gene encoding mitochondrial pyruvate carrier 1, which translates into the protein MAGTIARKAIDHLKSKEFREYLMSTHFWGPVANWGLPIAAITDMKKSPEIISGRMTFALCCYSLLFMRFAYKVQPRNWLLFACHLTNESAQLIQGSRLIKYNMEKKMGS